A stretch of the Streptosporangium sp. NBC_01755 genome encodes the following:
- a CDS encoding M20/M25/M40 family metallo-hydrolase has translation MTPDEIENAVTAGLPQAIADLKRLVAIPSVAFPGHPEEPVHAAAAVTEELLRSTGLPRVQQIPVAGSFPAVYAEAPAPPGAPTVLLYAHYDVQPTGDLALWRTPPFEPTEINGAIHGRGAADDKSGVISHVAALRAFQGRFPVGVKVIIEGQEEYAGERLESFVEHNPELFRADAIVVADTGNPRVGDPSVTTSLRGMGAFTVEVRTLKESLHSGSFGGAAPDALAALIRMLAALHDDHGDIRVPGLPRGRFLGSGPSEEDFRSTAGVLDGVSTIGSGSLADRLWASYAITVTGLDVPPLSGAVNAVQAVARARVTVRVPPAGDPKTTVEAVVDFLRQVAPWGVQVDVGDYTMGSGYLADTGGAARSALNRAMERAFGRPPRDVGAGGSIPLVSTFARQFPAAAILLFGAEDDDAAIHAPNERVNIEELRRTATAEALFLQEYGSATA, from the coding sequence GTGACTCCTGACGAGATCGAGAACGCCGTCACCGCCGGTCTGCCCCAGGCGATCGCGGACCTCAAGAGGCTCGTCGCCATCCCCTCCGTGGCCTTCCCCGGCCACCCGGAGGAGCCCGTGCACGCGGCCGCCGCGGTGACCGAGGAGCTGCTGCGGAGCACCGGCCTGCCCCGCGTTCAGCAGATCCCCGTCGCGGGGAGCTTCCCCGCCGTCTACGCCGAGGCCCCTGCCCCGCCGGGCGCGCCGACCGTTCTCCTGTACGCCCACTACGACGTGCAGCCCACGGGTGACCTCGCACTCTGGCGCACCCCGCCCTTCGAGCCGACGGAGATCAACGGCGCGATCCACGGCCGCGGCGCGGCCGATGACAAGTCGGGCGTCATCTCTCACGTCGCGGCGCTCCGCGCCTTCCAGGGCCGCTTCCCGGTCGGCGTCAAGGTCATCATCGAGGGCCAGGAGGAGTACGCCGGCGAGCGCCTGGAGTCCTTCGTCGAGCACAACCCCGAACTGTTCCGCGCCGACGCGATCGTGGTCGCCGACACCGGTAACCCCCGGGTGGGCGACCCGTCGGTGACGACCTCGCTGCGCGGCATGGGCGCCTTCACCGTCGAGGTGCGCACCCTCAAGGAGTCGCTGCACAGCGGCTCGTTCGGCGGCGCCGCCCCGGATGCCCTAGCGGCGCTGATCCGGATGCTCGCCGCCCTGCACGACGACCACGGCGACATCCGCGTTCCCGGCCTGCCGCGCGGCAGATTCCTCGGCTCCGGCCCGTCGGAGGAGGACTTCCGGTCCACCGCGGGTGTGCTCGACGGCGTCTCCACCATCGGCTCGGGCTCGCTGGCGGACCGCCTGTGGGCCTCGTACGCGATCACGGTCACCGGCCTGGACGTGCCGCCGCTCTCCGGCGCCGTCAACGCGGTCCAGGCTGTCGCCAGGGCCCGGGTGACCGTGCGGGTTCCCCCGGCCGGCGACCCGAAGACGACGGTCGAGGCGGTCGTCGACTTCCTGCGGCAGGTCGCACCCTGGGGCGTCCAGGTGGACGTCGGCGACTACACCATGGGCTCCGGCTACCTCGCCGACACCGGCGGCGCGGCCCGCTCCGCGCTGAACCGGGCCATGGAACGCGCCTTCGGCCGCCCGCCGCGCGACGTCGGCGCCGGCGGCTCGATCCCGCTCGTCTCCACCTTCGCCAGGCAGTTCCCCGCCGCCGCGATCCTGCTCTTCGGCGCCGAGGACGACGACGCGGCGATCCACGCCCCCAACGAGCGGGTGAACATCGAGGAACTCCGTCGCACCGCCACCGCCGAGGCGCTCTTCCTCCAGGAGTACGGCTCCGCGACGGCCTGA
- a CDS encoding cytidylyltransferase domain-containing protein, producing the protein MHSSGGATPRHVVVIPCRYGSIRFPGKPLALLGDKPLMWHVYQRCQKAERIAETFIATDDARIQEVCRRLDMACLLTRDHLAGTDRVAECLRYLKVDGYLNVQGNEPFVSPAAIDAVSTALALSDPSVAAVNRAHDLGARAHGKLARAYAESWISSGATMGCSKISGAGSSSK; encoded by the coding sequence ATGCACTCGTCAGGAGGCGCCACCCCGCGCCATGTCGTCGTGATCCCCTGCCGGTACGGCTCGATCCGCTTCCCCGGAAAGCCTCTCGCGCTCCTGGGCGACAAGCCCCTGATGTGGCATGTCTACCAACGCTGCCAGAAGGCTGAGCGCATCGCGGAAACCTTCATCGCCACTGATGACGCGCGCATTCAGGAGGTATGCCGTCGGCTCGACATGGCCTGCCTGCTGACCCGAGACCACCTCGCCGGCACCGATCGAGTCGCCGAATGTCTCCGTTATCTGAAGGTGGACGGCTACCTCAACGTCCAGGGCAACGAGCCGTTCGTCTCTCCAGCGGCGATCGACGCGGTTTCCACCGCCCTGGCGCTGTCGGATCCGTCGGTCGCCGCCGTCAATCGCGCGCACGACTTGGGCGCCCGAGCACACGGGAAACTGGCGAGGGCTTACGCGGAGAGCTGGATCTCGAGCGGAGCGACAATGGGTTGTTCGAAGATCTCCGGAGCCGGCTCATCCTCAAAATAG
- a CDS encoding cysteine dioxygenase family protein yields MKTLTRTRPGLAEIVEGVRELVDPSADPRATAFAVADLLRERLPSFEILTEEERLGDPDGYIGHTLHAEEGFSIVAVVWRPGQKTVIHDHIAWCVFGVLRGVEYETLYRDHGDHLTEIGRTANQIGEVSGFAPPGDIHRVHNTGDETAISLHIYGADLSAAPTSVRRVYDLPVR; encoded by the coding sequence ATGAAGACGTTGACGCGCACCCGTCCGGGCCTGGCCGAGATCGTTGAGGGGGTCAGGGAACTCGTCGACCCGTCTGCCGACCCCCGGGCGACCGCCTTCGCGGTGGCGGACCTGTTGCGTGAACGGCTGCCGTCCTTCGAGATCCTCACCGAGGAAGAGCGTCTCGGCGACCCCGACGGCTACATCGGCCACACCCTCCACGCCGAGGAGGGCTTCTCGATCGTGGCCGTGGTCTGGCGGCCAGGCCAGAAGACCGTGATCCATGACCACATCGCCTGGTGCGTGTTCGGCGTGCTGCGGGGTGTCGAGTACGAGACCCTCTACCGCGACCATGGCGACCACCTGACCGAGATCGGCCGGACCGCCAACCAGATCGGGGAGGTCAGCGGTTTCGCCCCGCCCGGCGACATTCACCGTGTCCACAACACGGGGGACGAGACGGCCATCTCACTTCACATCTACGGGGCCGACCTCAGCGCCGCCCCCACCAGCGTGCGCCGGGTCTACGACCTGCCCGTCCGCTGA
- a CDS encoding PspA/IM30 family protein — protein sequence MFKVIRRAWRYLVFALSGRLDELADPRVQIEQAIAEAKEQHQRLSQQAAAVIGNEREMEMKLARSTEETGKLQANARQALLLAEQARSAGDERKALSYEDSARAFASRLVAAEAAQQESQLTYERAKQFSAQARASVENNAMALQKKIAERMRLLSQLDQAKVQEELNKAMGDLSGLTPAGETPTLDQVRDKIEKRYARALGEAELTSGSVEARMIEVERAAIDVEGAARLEAIRESLNSDRKPEIGK from the coding sequence ATGTTCAAGGTCATCCGTCGGGCCTGGCGTTACCTGGTCTTCGCCCTCTCCGGACGGCTGGACGAGCTGGCCGACCCCCGCGTGCAGATCGAGCAGGCCATCGCGGAGGCCAAGGAGCAGCATCAGCGGCTGAGCCAGCAGGCCGCCGCGGTCATCGGCAACGAGCGCGAGATGGAGATGAAGCTCGCCCGCTCGACGGAGGAGACCGGGAAGCTGCAGGCCAACGCCCGCCAGGCCCTCCTGCTGGCCGAACAGGCGCGGTCCGCGGGCGACGAGCGCAAGGCCCTGTCGTACGAGGACTCGGCCCGTGCCTTCGCCTCCCGCCTGGTGGCGGCCGAGGCCGCGCAGCAGGAGTCGCAGCTGACCTACGAGCGGGCCAAGCAGTTCTCCGCCCAGGCGCGCGCCTCGGTCGAGAACAACGCGATGGCCCTGCAGAAGAAGATCGCCGAGCGGATGCGGCTGCTCTCCCAGCTTGACCAGGCCAAGGTCCAGGAGGAGCTCAACAAGGCCATGGGCGATCTGTCCGGGCTCACCCCCGCCGGTGAGACGCCCACCCTGGACCAGGTCCGCGACAAGATCGAGAAGCGTTACGCCCGCGCACTCGGCGAGGCCGAGCTGACCTCCGGCTCCGTCGAGGCCCGCATGATCGAGGTCGAGCGCGCCGCCATCGACGTCGAGGGCGCGGCCCGCCTGGAGGCCATCAGGGAGAGTCTGAATAGCGACCGAAAGCCCGAGATCGGGAAGTAG
- a CDS encoding LysR family transcriptional regulator, producing the protein MLDIVRLRVLAAVSRHGSVTAAARELHYSQPSVSHHLAKLEAETGAKLIQRAGRGIRLTEAGRLLAERAIEIIGRLDSASAELSAHVGLHSGRVRLAAFPSALGTFVPQAAAALAREHPGLELRLTETEPPDALRMLRAGYVDVAVIFRFEGTGPEEDGIRLLHLLDDTSYLVTSDQTGDLASHRDSQWIGGCDRCRSHLLELCARAGFEPEIAFTTDDAVAVQALVAAGIGVTALPGLALQAHRNPGVTVIELPGSTRRVYAATYGAPPDPPATTALLATLASVTRP; encoded by the coding sequence ATGCTCGATATCGTGCGGCTTCGTGTCCTCGCTGCGGTCTCCAGGCACGGCTCGGTGACCGCGGCGGCCAGGGAGCTGCACTACTCCCAGCCCTCGGTGAGCCACCACCTCGCGAAGCTCGAAGCCGAGACCGGGGCCAAGCTCATCCAGCGGGCCGGCCGGGGCATCCGGCTGACCGAGGCGGGCCGCCTGCTGGCCGAGCGGGCCATCGAGATCATCGGCCGCCTCGACTCCGCGTCCGCCGAGCTCTCGGCGCACGTGGGCCTGCACTCCGGACGGGTCAGGCTGGCCGCCTTCCCCTCGGCCCTGGGAACGTTCGTGCCGCAGGCCGCCGCCGCCCTCGCCAGGGAGCACCCCGGCCTGGAGCTGCGGCTGACCGAGACCGAGCCTCCCGACGCGCTGCGCATGCTCCGGGCGGGCTACGTGGACGTGGCGGTCATCTTCCGCTTCGAAGGCACCGGCCCCGAGGAGGATGGCATCCGCCTGCTCCACCTGCTGGACGACACCAGCTACCTGGTCACCTCCGACCAGACCGGCGACCTGGCCTCGCACCGCGACTCCCAGTGGATCGGGGGCTGCGACCGGTGCCGCAGCCACCTGCTGGAGCTGTGCGCCAGGGCGGGTTTCGAGCCGGAGATCGCCTTCACGACCGACGACGCCGTCGCCGTCCAGGCCCTGGTCGCCGCCGGGATCGGGGTGACCGCCCTGCCGGGGCTCGCCCTGCAGGCCCACCGGAACCCGGGGGTCACCGTGATCGAGCTCCCCGGCTCGACCCGCCGCGTCTACGCCGCCACCTACGGCGCGCCCCCCGACCCCCCGGCCACCACCGCCCTGCTGGCCACCCTGGCCTCGGTGACCCGCCCGTAG
- a CDS encoding type II toxin-antitoxin system HicB family antitoxin, with the protein MSEIARFTAIITPDDEGWYVARCLQVEVTSQGPTVDEALANLREALELYFEDEPAPEIFEQPIVAPLEIQLSA; encoded by the coding sequence ATGAGCGAGATTGCCAGGTTCACCGCGATCATCACTCCCGATGACGAGGGGTGGTATGTCGCGCGCTGCCTGCAGGTCGAAGTGACCAGTCAAGGCCCCACAGTCGACGAGGCGCTGGCCAATCTACGGGAAGCGCTGGAGCTCTATTTTGAGGATGAGCCGGCTCCGGAGATCTTCGAACAACCCATTGTCGCTCCGCTCGAGATCCAGCTCTCCGCGTAA
- a CDS encoding LysE family translocator, with protein MPDLTMLALFAAATLALLLVPGPAVLYIVTRSVAQGRGAGLVSVLGIHLGSLVHVAAAALGISALLAASATAFAVVKYLGAAYLVWLGVRKLMTRPDPDGVAEPPAATRSRIFWEGFVVNVLNPKTAIFFLAFLPQFTDPAAGPIAPQIVLLGLIWTVLGMASDGVYALLSSAMAGRLRRSARARRRLDVTSGLVYLGLGAVAAFTGESAAAKA; from the coding sequence ATGCCAGATTTGACGATGCTTGCCCTTTTTGCGGCGGCGACCCTTGCCCTGCTGCTCGTGCCGGGCCCCGCGGTGCTCTACATCGTGACCCGCAGCGTCGCCCAGGGCCGGGGGGCCGGACTGGTGTCGGTGCTGGGGATCCACCTCGGGTCCCTGGTCCACGTGGCCGCCGCCGCCCTGGGCATCAGCGCCCTGCTGGCCGCCTCGGCGACCGCGTTCGCGGTGGTCAAGTATCTGGGCGCGGCCTACCTGGTCTGGCTGGGCGTCCGCAAGCTGATGACCCGCCCCGACCCGGACGGGGTGGCCGAGCCGCCGGCCGCGACGAGAAGCAGGATCTTCTGGGAGGGCTTCGTGGTCAACGTGCTCAACCCGAAGACAGCGATCTTCTTCCTCGCCTTCCTCCCCCAGTTCACCGATCCGGCCGCCGGCCCGATCGCCCCGCAGATCGTGCTCCTCGGCCTGATCTGGACCGTCCTCGGCATGGCCAGTGACGGTGTCTACGCCCTGCTCTCCTCGGCCATGGCCGGTCGCCTGCGCCGCTCGGCCCGCGCCCGCCGCCGCCTCGACGTCACCAGCGGCCTGGTCTACCTCGGCCTGGGCGCCGTCGCCGCGTTCACCGGCGAGAGCGCCGCGGCAAAGGCCTGA
- a CDS encoding substrate-binding and VWA domain-containing protein: MYQQPQKRRRNFAPFIVAIILAGALIVALRIFVGANGPGGSGASREAGEQSKACDDGVTLTVAASSEKAELLREIASGYSGKTVEGRCADVVIETKASGGALQALARGWDERQDGPRPDVWSPAGSGWVSLLQQRVSEKDSGSLVAAENPSIAKTPLVVAMPMPMAQALGWPDKKLGWSDLLAVSAGSWAKYGHPEWGRFKLGKTNPNFSTSGLNATIGAYFAATGLSGDLSEKNVADAKTRDFVRDVERSIVHYGDTTLTFLSNLQRADDAGAGLSYISAVAVEEKSVWDYNQGNPTGAPATLGKHAKPKVPLVAIYPKEGTLYSDNPYAVLTAPWVDDTKRAVAADFLAHLRAPEQQARFAEFAFRSYDGKAGKLITQANGLLPAEPKATLSPPAPNVLDKVLASWADLRKPANVLMVIDVSGSMGATVSGTGKSKLDLAKQAAINALPQFASHDKVGLWMFSTKRDGERDHLELASLSAVDNAQRKKLRARLEGLTPDGGTGLYDTALAAHEQVRKLRSGDAINAVVFLTDGKNEDPDSLSLENLLPDLRTEPGQETVRMFTIAYGQDSDLDVLRKISEATDAAAYDSRKPGSIDQVFTAVVSNF, encoded by the coding sequence TTGTACCAGCAACCGCAGAAGCGGCGTAGGAACTTCGCCCCGTTCATCGTCGCGATCATTCTCGCCGGAGCTCTGATCGTCGCCCTGCGGATCTTTGTCGGCGCGAACGGGCCCGGAGGCTCGGGCGCGTCGCGCGAGGCCGGCGAGCAGTCCAAGGCGTGTGACGACGGCGTCACCCTGACCGTCGCCGCCTCGTCGGAGAAGGCCGAGTTGCTCAGGGAGATCGCCTCCGGCTACAGCGGCAAGACCGTGGAAGGGCGCTGCGCCGATGTCGTCATCGAGACCAAGGCGAGCGGCGGCGCACTGCAGGCCCTGGCCAGGGGCTGGGACGAGCGGCAGGACGGCCCCCGCCCCGACGTGTGGTCGCCCGCCGGCAGCGGCTGGGTCAGCCTGCTCCAGCAACGCGTCTCGGAAAAGGACTCCGGCTCCCTGGTCGCCGCCGAGAACCCGTCGATCGCCAAGACACCCCTGGTCGTGGCGATGCCCATGCCGATGGCCCAGGCGCTCGGCTGGCCGGACAAGAAGCTCGGCTGGTCGGACCTGCTCGCCGTGTCGGCCGGGTCGTGGGCGAAGTACGGCCACCCCGAGTGGGGTCGGTTCAAGCTGGGCAAGACCAACCCCAACTTCTCCACCAGCGGCCTGAACGCCACCATCGGCGCCTACTTCGCGGCGACCGGCCTGTCCGGCGACCTGTCGGAGAAGAACGTGGCCGACGCCAAGACCAGGGACTTCGTACGGGACGTGGAGCGTTCGATCGTGCACTACGGCGACACGACGCTGACGTTCCTGTCCAACCTCCAGCGGGCCGACGACGCGGGCGCGGGCCTGAGCTACATCTCCGCGGTGGCGGTGGAGGAGAAGTCGGTCTGGGACTACAACCAGGGCAACCCGACCGGCGCCCCCGCGACGCTGGGCAAGCACGCCAAACCCAAGGTGCCGCTGGTGGCGATCTATCCCAAGGAGGGCACGCTCTACTCCGACAACCCGTACGCGGTGCTGACCGCCCCGTGGGTCGACGACACCAAGCGTGCGGTGGCGGCCGACTTCCTGGCGCACCTGCGGGCTCCCGAGCAGCAGGCGCGGTTCGCCGAGTTCGCCTTCCGCTCCTACGACGGCAAGGCGGGCAAGCTGATCACCCAGGCGAACGGGCTGCTGCCCGCCGAGCCGAAGGCGACCCTCAGCCCGCCCGCGCCGAACGTGCTGGACAAGGTGCTCGCCAGCTGGGCCGACCTGCGCAAGCCCGCGAACGTCCTCATGGTCATCGACGTCTCCGGTTCGATGGGCGCCACCGTGTCCGGCACCGGCAAGAGCAAGCTCGACCTGGCCAAGCAGGCCGCGATCAACGCGCTTCCCCAATTCGCCTCGCACGACAAGGTCGGGCTGTGGATGTTCTCCACCAAGCGTGACGGAGAGCGGGACCATCTGGAGCTGGCCTCGCTCTCCGCCGTCGACAACGCCCAGCGCAAGAAGCTGCGCGCCAGGCTTGAGGGCCTGACCCCCGACGGCGGCACCGGTCTCTACGACACCGCCCTCGCCGCCCACGAGCAGGTGCGGAAGCTGCGGAGCGGTGACGCGATCAACGCGGTGGTCTTCCTGACCGACGGCAAGAACGAGGACCCCGACAGCCTCTCCCTGGAGAACCTGCTGCCCGACCTGCGCACCGAACCCGGTCAGGAGACGGTGCGGATGTTCACCATCGCCTACGGCCAGGACTCCGACCTCGACGTGCTGCGCAAGATCTCCGAGGCGACCGACGCCGCCGCGTATGACTCTCGCAAACCTGGAAGTATCGACCAGGTGTTCACCGCAGTGGTATCCAACTTCTGA
- a CDS encoding aspartate aminotransferase family protein, with amino-acid sequence MKHPENTDVTSLMKAAQDNLWMHFTRHSSYEGAEVPMIVRGEGSHIYDVHGKRYLDGLAGLFVVQAGHGRSELAEAAAKQAQELAFFPLWSYAHPKAVELAQRLAAETPGDLNRVFFTTGGGEAVESAWKLAKQYFKLTGKPLKHKVISRQIAYHGTPQGALSITGIPAFKQMFEPLVPGSVRVPNTNHYRADEITGVPGMTPEQYGYWAAERVARAIEMEGPDTVAAVFVEPVQNAGGCFPPPPGYFQRLREICDEYDVLLVSDEVICAFGRLGTMFGGQKFDYVPDIITCAKGMTSGYSPIGAMIASDRLFEPFKNGTEMFAHGYTFGGHPVSSAVALANLDLFEREDLLGHVTRNEPVFRSTLESLLDLPIVGDVRGSGYFWGVELVKDKATKETFNADESERLIRGFLSGALYEAGLYCRADDRGDPVIQLAPPLICGPKEFDEIGSILRSVLKEAWSRL; translated from the coding sequence ATGAAGCACCCTGAAAACACCGACGTGACCTCGCTCATGAAGGCCGCGCAGGACAACCTGTGGATGCACTTCACCCGGCACAGCTCGTACGAGGGCGCCGAGGTTCCGATGATCGTGAGGGGCGAGGGCTCCCACATCTACGACGTGCACGGCAAGCGCTACCTCGACGGCCTCGCCGGGCTCTTCGTGGTCCAGGCGGGACACGGCCGCAGCGAGCTGGCCGAGGCCGCCGCCAAGCAGGCCCAGGAGCTGGCGTTCTTCCCGCTCTGGTCGTACGCGCACCCCAAGGCGGTCGAGCTGGCCCAGCGTCTCGCCGCCGAGACCCCCGGCGATCTCAACCGGGTCTTCTTCACCACCGGCGGCGGCGAGGCCGTCGAGAGCGCGTGGAAGCTCGCCAAGCAGTATTTCAAGCTGACCGGCAAGCCGCTCAAGCACAAGGTCATCAGCCGCCAGATCGCCTACCACGGCACCCCGCAGGGCGCCCTGTCGATCACCGGCATCCCCGCCTTCAAGCAGATGTTCGAGCCGCTGGTCCCGGGCTCGGTCCGAGTGCCCAACACCAACCACTACCGTGCCGACGAGATCACCGGCGTGCCCGGCATGACACCGGAGCAGTACGGCTACTGGGCCGCCGAGCGCGTCGCCCGCGCCATCGAGATGGAGGGCCCCGACACGGTGGCCGCCGTCTTCGTCGAGCCGGTGCAGAACGCCGGAGGCTGCTTCCCGCCGCCGCCCGGATACTTCCAGCGCCTCCGTGAGATCTGCGACGAGTACGATGTCCTGCTCGTCTCGGACGAGGTCATCTGCGCCTTCGGCCGCCTCGGTACCATGTTCGGCGGGCAGAAGTTCGACTACGTCCCCGACATCATCACCTGCGCCAAGGGCATGACCAGCGGCTACTCGCCGATCGGCGCCATGATCGCCTCCGATCGCCTCTTCGAGCCGTTCAAGAACGGCACCGAGATGTTCGCCCACGGCTACACCTTCGGCGGTCACCCGGTCTCCTCGGCCGTCGCGCTGGCCAACCTCGACCTGTTCGAGCGGGAGGACCTGCTCGGCCACGTCACCCGCAACGAGCCGGTCTTCCGCTCCACCCTGGAGAGCCTCCTCGACCTGCCGATCGTCGGCGACGTGCGCGGCTCCGGTTACTTCTGGGGCGTCGAGCTCGTCAAGGACAAGGCCACCAAGGAGACCTTCAACGCCGACGAGTCGGAACGTCTCATCAGGGGCTTCCTCTCCGGAGCCCTGTACGAGGCGGGCCTGTACTGCCGCGCCGACGACCGCGGCGACCCGGTCATCCAGCTCGCCCCGCCGCTCATCTGCGGCCCCAAGGAGTTCGACGAGATCGGGTCCATCCTCCGTTCGGTGCTGAAGGAGGCGTGGAGCCGGCTCTGA
- a CDS encoding NUDIX domain-containing protein: MIDGLARPDPLVSRSTFTGHVTCSAVLIDLSGQVLHIHHNTLGLLLLPGGHLEDADADLQAAALRELTEETGILADMANRDPVMDGVQLDINIHTTPANPAKAEPEQPHFDFRFAFRVTGRQGLHITLQSEEVGGYRWLKPIDCSSPSVAVKLATFLSS; this comes from the coding sequence TTGATCGACGGTCTGGCCAGGCCGGATCCCCTCGTCAGTCGCAGCACCTTCACCGGTCACGTGACCTGCAGCGCCGTACTGATCGACCTGAGTGGACAGGTCCTGCACATTCACCACAACACCCTGGGCCTACTTCTCCTGCCAGGCGGTCACCTGGAAGACGCCGATGCCGACCTCCAGGCCGCGGCGCTCCGTGAACTCACCGAAGAGACCGGCATTCTCGCAGACATGGCCAACCGGGACCCTGTCATGGATGGGGTACAGCTGGACATCAACATCCACACCACCCCTGCCAATCCGGCCAAGGCCGAACCCGAGCAGCCGCACTTCGACTTCCGCTTCGCGTTCCGGGTCACCGGCCGACAGGGCCTCCACATCACCCTGCAGTCCGAGGAGGTCGGCGGTTATCGCTGGTTGAAGCCCATCGACTGCTCCTCACCCAGTGTCGCGGTGAAGCTCGCGACGTTCCTGTCCTCGTAG
- a CDS encoding substrate-binding and VWA domain-containing protein — translation MVYPPARPRRRVLPYLLAVVLAIALIAGLRWYFSGGPGDEPNEPGACSGESTQIRVASSQDKIWILREVAKEYSGRTVAGRCADVVIDEANSGTAMRALAKGWDEKTDGRRPDVWSPAASAWVTLLRQQASSTDGTVPVADGKPSPIVTAPLVFAMPKPMAQALGWPGKAIGWSELAGLAADPRGWAKYGHPEWGRFKLGKTNPNFSTSGLNATIGAYFAATGTTSDLTARDVADAKTRNFVQGVEQSIVHYGDISMTFLGNLLRADDRGESMAYISAITVEENSVTDYNRGNPSGNPATLGRHAPPRTPLVAVNPKEGTLYSDHPYVPLTWMDAAKKAVADDFLTYLHSPEAQARFQSYGYRSFEGKPGPQATEQNGVIPDAKITTLSPPTPAVLDRVLRSWSELRKRANVLIVVDKSGSMEEEAAGTGETRLELAKKAAINALPQFRGDDKVGLWAFSTAQDGEKDYLELVPIDRVSKIGDSLRDQLNGLAAGGGTGLYDTTLAAVERMRGAKDEGAINAVVFLTDGKNEKNGGSDLDNLLGRLTPDVRLFTIGYGEGADQGVLKQIAEATDGAAYDSSRADTIDQVFTSVISNF, via the coding sequence GTGGTCTATCCCCCCGCAAGACCCCGCCGGCGTGTCCTGCCGTATCTGCTCGCCGTGGTACTCGCCATCGCCCTGATCGCCGGACTGCGCTGGTACTTCAGCGGCGGCCCGGGGGACGAGCCGAACGAGCCCGGCGCCTGTTCCGGCGAGTCGACGCAGATCAGGGTGGCGTCCTCGCAGGACAAGATCTGGATCCTGCGCGAGGTCGCGAAGGAGTACAGCGGCCGTACCGTGGCCGGGCGCTGCGCCGACGTGGTCATCGACGAGGCCAACTCCGGCACCGCGATGCGGGCGCTGGCCAAGGGGTGGGACGAGAAGACCGACGGCAGGCGGCCGGACGTCTGGTCCCCCGCCGCGTCGGCGTGGGTGACGCTGCTGCGCCAGCAGGCCTCCAGCACCGACGGCACCGTACCGGTCGCCGACGGCAAACCGAGCCCGATCGTCACCGCGCCCCTGGTCTTCGCGATGCCCAAGCCGATGGCCCAGGCACTGGGCTGGCCCGGCAAGGCGATCGGCTGGTCGGAGCTGGCCGGGCTGGCGGCCGACCCGCGAGGGTGGGCGAAGTACGGCCACCCCGAGTGGGGCCGGTTCAAGCTGGGCAAGACCAACCCCAACTTCTCCACCAGCGGCCTGAACGCCACCATCGGCGCCTACTTCGCCGCCACCGGCACCACCTCGGACCTGACGGCCCGTGACGTGGCCGACGCCAAGACCAGGAACTTCGTCCAGGGCGTGGAGCAGTCGATCGTGCACTACGGCGACATCTCCATGACGTTCCTGGGGAACCTGCTGCGCGCGGACGACCGAGGCGAGTCGATGGCCTACATCTCCGCGATCACCGTCGAGGAGAACTCGGTCACCGACTACAACCGGGGCAACCCCTCGGGCAACCCGGCGACCCTGGGACGGCACGCCCCGCCGCGCACCCCGCTGGTAGCGGTCAACCCCAAGGAGGGCACGCTCTACTCCGACCACCCCTACGTGCCGCTGACCTGGATGGACGCGGCCAAGAAAGCGGTCGCCGACGACTTTCTGACCTACCTGCACAGCCCCGAGGCTCAGGCGAGGTTCCAGTCGTACGGCTACCGCTCCTTCGAGGGAAAGCCGGGCCCGCAGGCCACGGAGCAGAACGGCGTCATCCCCGACGCCAAGATCACTACGCTGAGCCCGCCCACCCCCGCCGTCCTGGACAGGGTCCTGCGGAGCTGGTCTGAGCTGCGCAAGCGGGCCAACGTACTGATCGTGGTGGACAAGTCGGGCTCGATGGAGGAGGAGGCGGCGGGCACCGGCGAGACCCGCCTGGAACTGGCCAAGAAGGCGGCGATCAACGCGCTGCCCCAGTTCCGGGGGGACGACAAGGTCGGTCTCTGGGCCTTCTCCACCGCGCAGGACGGCGAGAAGGACTATCTGGAGCTGGTCCCGATCGACCGGGTGTCGAAGATCGGTGACTCTCTCCGCGACCAGTTGAACGGGCTGGCCGCCGGGGGCGGAACCGGGCTGTACGACACCACGCTGGCGGCCGTCGAGCGGATGCGCGGGGCCAAGGACGAGGGGGCCATCAACGCGGTGGTCTTCCTCACCGACGGCAAGAACGAGAAGAACGGCGGCAGCGATCTGGACAACCTGCTCGGCAGGCTCACCCCGGACGTGCGGCTGTTCACCATCGGGTACGGCGAGGGCGCGGACCAGGGGGTGCTCAAGCAGATCGCCGAGGCCACCGACGGTGCCGCCTACGACTCGTCGCGGGCCGACACCATCGACCAGGTCTTCACCAGCGTGATCTCCAACTTCTGA